A window of the Streptomyces sp. NBC_00299 genome harbors these coding sequences:
- a CDS encoding DUF4255 domain-containing protein, whose amino-acid sequence MTAQFAVPATTYVLQQVLQRRVKIAYDPLTPPTVSVEPPPRPPSTPSTPAAPRQAEPAGLYLFLHHVGPNPAWRSMHEPHVDASGRRVAPSPLAVDLHYLLAATGADLEREVLLGLGVAALNRHGIVPRKLIKAILDEINEPDTPTHMLDRLTTEPLHDPAHQPEQITVSQAPVDVDLSTKIWSALQSPLRPCAHFLVTTVFLDFGDTYPPARKVEKARVGVRPDPSPAVTLPADDTVTVGGGA is encoded by the coding sequence ATGACGGCGCAGTTCGCCGTCCCCGCGACGACCTACGTGCTGCAGCAGGTCCTCCAGCGGCGCGTCAAGATCGCGTACGACCCCCTCACTCCGCCGACCGTCTCCGTGGAGCCCCCGCCGCGTCCTCCGTCGACGCCCTCCACCCCGGCGGCCCCGCGGCAGGCGGAACCGGCGGGCCTCTACCTGTTCCTCCACCACGTGGGCCCCAACCCGGCCTGGCGCAGCATGCACGAGCCGCACGTGGATGCGAGCGGCCGGCGGGTCGCCCCGTCACCGCTGGCCGTCGATCTGCACTACCTGCTGGCGGCCACGGGCGCCGACCTCGAACGCGAGGTGCTGCTCGGCCTCGGCGTCGCGGCGCTCAACCGGCACGGAATCGTCCCGCGCAAGCTCATCAAGGCGATCCTCGACGAGATCAACGAGCCGGACACGCCCACCCATATGCTCGACCGGCTCACCACCGAGCCGCTCCACGACCCGGCCCACCAGCCGGAGCAGATCACCGTGTCGCAGGCGCCGGTCGACGTCGACCTGTCGACGAAGATCTGGTCCGCCCTGCAGTCCCCGCTGCGCCCCTGCGCGCACTTCCTGGTGACGACCGTGTTCCTCGACTTCGGCGACACCTACCCGCCCGCCAGGAAAGTGGAGAAGGCACGGGTCGGTGTGCGGCCGGATCCCTCGCCAGCCGTCACGCTGCCGGCGGACGACACCGTGACGGTCGGGGGCGGTGCCTGA
- a CDS encoding ABC-three component system protein — protein sequence MRFEQRMYAHIKFLGLMAEFYENEFEDFFHRLMCSRYPDFIDVRTAGRLGDMSADGLSLHSRKLYACYGPQTVDPYEIRKKLNKDLSGAVEKRSGEFDTFVFVHNDRRGVHPIVASLLAEARDSMPSLQFEQMGSRRLWQECMQLPQMAAEDVLRCEIPIKDTTFGIGMEDLAPLLKQLQDIRAESNPLMSLPDVPVEKLDFNRIEGADREDLLRGMRQSYLVDAFYADTRSELEHDEVAEGFRLYYQQVRRDYSDADDVLWQLKMYFLGNAQPRPKVLRAALVVLAHFFERCDIFETPPAGWQPRIGLTA from the coding sequence ATGCGGTTTGAGCAGCGGATGTATGCACACATCAAGTTCTTAGGGCTGATGGCCGAGTTCTACGAGAACGAGTTCGAAGACTTCTTTCACCGCCTGATGTGCTCGCGGTATCCCGACTTCATCGACGTGCGCACCGCGGGACGCCTCGGCGACATGTCAGCAGACGGCCTCAGCCTGCACTCCCGCAAACTGTACGCCTGCTACGGCCCCCAGACAGTCGACCCGTACGAAATCCGGAAAAAGCTGAACAAGGATCTCTCGGGGGCGGTCGAGAAGCGCAGCGGTGAGTTCGACACCTTCGTCTTCGTGCACAACGACCGGCGAGGTGTGCACCCCATCGTGGCGTCCTTGCTGGCCGAGGCGCGTGACAGCATGCCCTCGCTTCAGTTCGAGCAGATGGGCAGTCGGCGCCTGTGGCAGGAGTGCATGCAGCTTCCGCAGATGGCAGCGGAGGATGTGCTTCGGTGCGAGATTCCCATTAAGGACACGACTTTCGGTATCGGGATGGAGGACTTGGCCCCGTTGCTGAAGCAGTTGCAGGACATCCGTGCCGAGTCCAACCCTCTGATGTCCCTGCCCGACGTGCCGGTGGAGAAGCTGGACTTCAACCGGATCGAAGGAGCGGATCGGGAAGATCTCCTCCGGGGCATGCGCCAGAGCTACCTGGTGGATGCGTTCTACGCCGACACCCGGAGCGAGCTGGAGCACGACGAGGTGGCGGAGGGATTTCGCCTGTACTACCAGCAGGTGCGTCGCGACTATAGCGACGCCGACGACGTCCTTTGGCAGCTCAAGATGTACTTCCTGGGGAACGCCCAGCCGCGGCCGAAGGTGTTGCGCGCCGCCCTTGTTGTCCTGGCGCACTTCTTCGAACGATGCGACATCTTCGAGACGCCGCCTGCCGGTTGGCAGCCGCGCATCGGGTTGACCGCGTGA
- a CDS encoding phage tail sheath family protein — translation MLNLTYPGVYTRELDSGVRTVTGAPTSIALFMGPTLRGIDQRATTCLSFADFERKFGGLYGKSSLSYSVLHFFANGGGRAEVMRLPVNNARKAESRIRQSVTTANPSLAVTALSSGSASGSLFLEIDPFGIGAHPYSTTPPHDTKRFNLTVVDPVTGSVERFADLTTEAGNARTADTVLGDPDTGSRLLKVRLLGAGADGPQTTGSVYRIEKDAVAGTFDKDYAVNLTVTRRAADGKEDAAFSVKDVTVTVFKKDTRRPASRLELVNQLVVALNQAIRANADRQGKLAGASVEGELCEDGAFLRLTISRPDQAPGAERVHDATVTIEAPASGASLLEEYKLTVLAANPSRYRLGHPYEKVVFAGTDQFLVSDTRSGLDGDAAGQPSTDTFKSAVTALDALDPFFNLLCLPDLVRPSVANPMSPHHAGASTVYAEAARVCARKFAFLIVDPPPSAVDIESASSWKSTKLGFRSTHAGAWFPNIRVDDPLHPGTIVSHPPSGAVAGVIARTDNQVGVWQAPAGTDAFLAGVYGPSVEMSDGEQGLLNPLGLNVIRRFPLYQTVAFGSRTVDGADALASQWKYIPVRRTANHILRSLSDSLRWAVHQRNGEELWSQLRVNCTAFLHGLFRQGAFKGVSARDAYFVACDASTTTPGDIDQGIVNIVIGFAPLKPAEFVVISLKQIVQPAV, via the coding sequence ATGCTCAACCTCACCTATCCCGGCGTCTACACGCGCGAGTTGGACTCCGGAGTCCGGACCGTCACCGGAGCGCCCACGTCCATCGCCCTGTTCATGGGGCCGACCCTGCGGGGCATCGACCAGCGGGCGACGACGTGTCTGAGTTTCGCCGACTTCGAACGGAAGTTCGGCGGGCTGTACGGCAAGAGCTCGCTGTCGTACTCCGTCCTGCACTTCTTCGCCAACGGCGGCGGCCGGGCCGAGGTCATGCGGCTCCCCGTGAACAACGCCAGGAAGGCCGAATCGCGGATCAGGCAGAGCGTCACCACGGCCAACCCCTCCCTTGCCGTGACCGCCCTGAGCTCGGGGTCCGCGAGCGGATCGCTCTTCCTGGAGATCGATCCGTTCGGCATCGGAGCGCACCCCTACTCGACCACGCCGCCGCACGACACGAAGCGCTTCAACCTCACGGTCGTCGATCCGGTGACCGGCTCGGTGGAGCGGTTCGCGGACCTCACGACCGAGGCGGGCAACGCCCGGACGGCCGACACCGTGCTCGGCGACCCGGACACCGGTTCCCGGCTGCTCAAGGTGAGGCTGCTGGGCGCAGGGGCCGACGGCCCGCAGACCACCGGGTCCGTCTACCGCATCGAGAAGGATGCCGTGGCCGGTACCTTCGACAAGGACTACGCCGTCAACCTGACGGTGACCAGGAGGGCCGCCGACGGCAAGGAGGACGCCGCGTTCTCGGTCAAGGACGTGACGGTCACCGTCTTCAAGAAGGACACCAGGAGGCCGGCCAGCCGCCTGGAGCTGGTGAACCAGCTCGTCGTCGCGCTCAACCAGGCCATCCGCGCCAACGCCGACCGGCAGGGCAAGCTCGCCGGTGCCTCCGTGGAGGGAGAGCTCTGCGAGGACGGCGCGTTCCTGCGCCTGACCATCAGCCGCCCCGACCAGGCGCCCGGCGCCGAGCGCGTCCACGACGCGACCGTCACGATCGAGGCCCCGGCCTCGGGCGCCTCGCTCCTGGAGGAGTACAAGCTGACGGTTCTGGCTGCCAATCCCTCGCGCTATCGGCTTGGTCACCCGTACGAGAAGGTGGTGTTCGCCGGCACCGACCAGTTCCTCGTCTCGGACACCAGGTCCGGCCTCGACGGGGACGCCGCCGGGCAGCCGTCGACGGACACCTTCAAGAGCGCGGTCACCGCGCTCGACGCGCTCGACCCGTTCTTCAATCTCCTGTGCCTGCCCGACCTCGTCCGCCCCTCGGTCGCCAATCCGATGTCGCCGCACCACGCGGGGGCGTCGACCGTGTACGCCGAGGCGGCCCGGGTGTGCGCGCGCAAGTTCGCGTTCCTGATCGTCGATCCGCCGCCGTCCGCCGTCGACATCGAATCGGCGTCGTCGTGGAAGTCCACCAAGCTGGGGTTCCGGTCGACGCACGCCGGTGCCTGGTTCCCGAACATTAGGGTCGATGATCCGCTGCACCCGGGAACAATCGTGTCGCACCCGCCGTCGGGGGCCGTCGCCGGTGTCATCGCCAGGACCGACAACCAGGTGGGCGTCTGGCAGGCGCCGGCCGGCACCGACGCCTTCCTAGCGGGCGTCTACGGTCCGTCCGTGGAGATGTCCGACGGGGAACAGGGCCTCCTGAACCCCTTGGGGCTGAACGTCATCCGGCGCTTCCCGCTGTACCAGACCGTCGCGTTCGGCTCACGCACCGTGGACGGCGCGGACGCGCTGGCCAGCCAGTGGAAGTACATCCCCGTGCGGCGGACCGCGAACCACATCCTCCGTTCCCTGTCGGACTCCCTGCGCTGGGCGGTCCACCAGCGGAACGGCGAGGAGCTCTGGTCCCAGCTGCGGGTCAACTGCACGGCCTTCCTGCACGGGCTGTTCCGGCAGGGCGCCTTCAAGGGCGTCTCGGCGCGGGACGCCTACTTCGTCGCCTGTGACGCGTCGACCACCACCCCCGGGGACATCGACCAGGGAATCGTCAACATCGTGATCGGGTTCGCGCCCCTCAAACCGGCCGAGTTCGTGGTGATCAGCCTCAAGCAGATCGTGCAGCCGGCCGTCTGA
- a CDS encoding ABC-three component system protein, which yields MLRRLSADDARFKTVDFSPGLNLLVADTTSSSAETDSRNSAGKSSLIELVHFLLGAKSSGSLATNKALRRITFSLAMDWPWQDDPLEVRRRGDSPKAVSLSRDVSGVPADTLFADGQDVELSVEQWNRVIERDLFGLEGDHPGVSGRTLLSFLIRRVSAHGFNEPTRTFSRQAAAEASSNLAYLLGLDWQLVNGYRELNARKATRDQLRKAVNDPVWGRIVGSTADLRGQITLAEAQVERLRAQVAAFQVVPEYERLKERADQVSRRIKQLAQDDVIDQHNLEELQGAVTETTDVEVSYLEPAYRELGVILNDQVRRRFEDVKAFHHSVVRNRRRFLEEEIQELTDRLAARRQERADLGEDQARLLRELAEGGALEALTALQTALGREEAALGALRHRFDAAQALEASARQITAKSLELQQAVDLDLRERRQQTDEAILLFSRYAQRLYGEGREAYLAIEAGRTSLSITPRIDADDSRGINNMVIFCFDLTLAVLAHRHERGPDFLIHDSHLYDGVDERQVARALALAAEVTEEEHMQYIVTLNTDTLSTAAQRGFNPEPHIRSPRLTDDEEGGLFGFRFKAAGKA from the coding sequence ATGCTGCGCCGTCTGAGCGCTGACGACGCGCGGTTCAAAACGGTGGATTTCTCGCCGGGACTGAACCTGCTGGTCGCGGACACCACCTCGTCGTCGGCTGAGACCGACAGCCGTAACAGTGCCGGCAAGTCGAGCTTGATCGAGCTTGTTCACTTCCTGCTGGGGGCGAAATCCTCCGGGTCCCTGGCCACAAACAAGGCCCTGCGCCGCATCACCTTCAGCCTGGCTATGGACTGGCCGTGGCAGGACGATCCGCTTGAGGTACGACGGCGCGGAGACAGTCCCAAGGCCGTGTCGCTGAGCCGGGACGTATCCGGCGTGCCGGCCGACACGCTCTTCGCGGACGGCCAGGACGTCGAGCTGTCCGTGGAGCAGTGGAATCGCGTCATCGAGCGTGACCTTTTCGGGCTGGAGGGCGACCATCCCGGAGTGAGCGGTCGCACGCTCTTGTCGTTCCTCATCCGCCGTGTCTCCGCTCACGGCTTCAACGAGCCGACCCGGACGTTCTCCCGGCAGGCCGCCGCGGAGGCATCGTCGAACCTGGCCTACCTCCTGGGGCTGGACTGGCAGTTGGTCAACGGATACCGCGAGCTCAATGCCCGCAAGGCGACCAGAGACCAGCTGAGGAAGGCCGTCAACGATCCCGTATGGGGACGGATCGTCGGGTCCACGGCCGACCTGAGGGGCCAGATCACTCTCGCCGAGGCACAGGTCGAACGGCTGCGAGCACAGGTTGCCGCCTTCCAGGTCGTCCCTGAGTACGAGCGCCTCAAAGAGCGCGCAGACCAGGTAAGCCGCCGCATCAAGCAGCTCGCCCAGGACGACGTAATCGACCAGCACAACCTCGAAGAACTCCAAGGCGCGGTCACCGAGACCACCGACGTCGAAGTGTCCTACCTCGAGCCCGCCTACCGCGAGCTCGGGGTCATCCTCAACGACCAGGTCCGGCGTCGCTTCGAAGACGTCAAGGCGTTCCACCACTCCGTCGTACGCAACCGGCGCAGGTTCCTGGAGGAGGAGATCCAGGAACTCACCGACCGCCTGGCCGCCCGGCGTCAGGAACGTGCCGACCTGGGCGAGGACCAGGCCCGCCTCCTGCGCGAGCTGGCGGAGGGCGGAGCGCTGGAAGCGCTCACCGCCCTGCAGACAGCCCTAGGGCGGGAGGAGGCTGCTCTCGGTGCTCTTCGCCACCGATTCGACGCAGCGCAGGCTCTTGAAGCCAGCGCCCGCCAGATCACCGCCAAGAGCCTCGAACTGCAACAGGCCGTCGACCTCGACCTCCGAGAGCGCCGGCAGCAGACAGACGAAGCGATCCTGCTGTTCTCCCGGTACGCCCAGCGCCTTTACGGCGAAGGCCGCGAAGCCTACCTCGCGATCGAGGCCGGACGCACCAGCCTCAGCATCACGCCCCGGATCGACGCCGACGACAGTCGCGGCATCAACAACATGGTCATCTTCTGCTTCGACCTCACCCTGGCTGTCCTCGCTCACCGCCACGAGCGCGGCCCTGACTTCCTCATCCACGACAGCCACCTCTACGACGGCGTCGACGAACGACAGGTCGCGCGAGCCCTCGCGCTCGCAGCCGAAGTGACGGAGGAAGAGCACATGCAGTACATCGTCACCCTCAACACCGACACCCTCAGCACCGCTGCCCAGCGCGGATTCAACCCCGAACCCCACATCCGCAGCCCCCGCCTAACCGACGACGAAGAGGGCGGTCTCTTCGGCTTCCGCTTCAAAGCCGCAGGTAAGGCATAG
- a CDS encoding phage tail protein, whose amino-acid sequence MGQFSVNAQRLDPYKNFKFRVKWDGRYVAGVSKVSLLKRTTEVVKHRSGGDPSTSYKSPGRSEYDAITLERGVTHDAEFEQWANKTWNFQASAGGEVSLADFRKDVILELLNEAGQVVLGYVVHRCWVSEYQALPDLDANANAVAIAKLKLENEGWERDLSVAEPKEPSFVEP is encoded by the coding sequence GTGGGACAGTTCTCGGTCAACGCCCAGCGGCTCGACCCCTACAAGAATTTCAAGTTCCGGGTGAAGTGGGACGGCCGTTACGTGGCGGGCGTCTCGAAGGTCTCCCTGCTGAAGCGGACGACCGAGGTCGTCAAACACCGTTCCGGCGGGGACCCCTCCACGTCGTACAAGTCGCCCGGCCGCAGCGAGTACGACGCGATCACGCTCGAACGCGGAGTCACCCACGACGCCGAGTTCGAGCAGTGGGCGAACAAGACGTGGAACTTCCAGGCTTCCGCGGGCGGTGAGGTGTCGCTCGCCGACTTCCGCAAGGACGTCATCCTCGAACTGCTCAACGAAGCAGGACAGGTCGTGCTCGGCTACGTCGTCCACCGGTGCTGGGTGTCGGAGTACCAGGCGCTCCCCGACCTCGACGCCAACGCCAACGCCGTGGCCATCGCCAAGCTCAAACTCGAGAACGAGGGCTGGGAACGCGACTTGTCCGTGGCCGAGCCCAAAGAACCGAGCTTCGTCGAGCCGTGA
- a CDS encoding ATP-binding protein, translating to MSAPPSDATATAGPEPQGGHARAHLAVLAESMALPVLTGIAQGEVPTDGFAPLGQWLEGAGPASPLRRMAEGFDLSRAELEVVVLLLATDTSERVARAAAEATSAHGGVVGGGLPVWLACRAVAGLCPSLLAAALPLVRFGIVEPEPASPRIEARLTLAPPVLDRLLGRPVRDPLVSARMAPLPVPATGPGEVGDLPTALGRSLASRGPLALPPLVLVPGVPPEEITTALAALGLTPWRMSGNDVPEDAVARDLLAARWSREAMLESAALVIDAIDGPSEGPVAAFADRVLGHVLLTGQQVPDGIARGVHVVPAPGDGPAAAGRRWAAALGPNRAARLGREVDRVAAQFRLDAKGIATAAAEAAEAVDAAPDAAGAAAALWHVAARSFTPSPLPGVHLAEPAYGWEDIVLPPATEAALRRVESHVRHAARVFDDWGFAARVGGRGSWRGRGVAALFCGPSGTGKTMAAEVLASALDVRVMVIDLSRIISKWVGETSKNVAAVFDAAERSGSMMVWNEGDAVWGTRGGVANATDRHVNAEVGDLLQRIETFSGFTVITTNLRQAIDPAFMRRFRFVVDFPLPSVDERRRLWCSAFPPQAPVEAVRWDALAALPLTGGSIRNVALGAAFLAAEVGRPVDRTMIEAELAEELRKQNLPVPHVAWEATA from the coding sequence ATGTCGGCACCGCCGTCCGACGCCACGGCCACGGCCGGCCCGGAGCCGCAGGGGGGCCACGCCCGCGCGCACCTCGCCGTGCTCGCCGAGTCGATGGCCCTGCCGGTCCTGACCGGAATCGCCCAGGGCGAGGTGCCGACCGACGGGTTCGCCCCGCTGGGGCAGTGGCTGGAGGGGGCGGGTCCGGCGTCCCCGCTGCGGCGCATGGCTGAGGGCTTCGACCTGTCCCGCGCCGAACTGGAGGTGGTCGTCCTGCTATTGGCGACGGACACGTCGGAGCGGGTCGCGCGGGCGGCGGCGGAGGCGACGAGCGCGCACGGCGGTGTGGTGGGCGGCGGGCTGCCGGTGTGGCTGGCGTGCCGGGCGGTCGCGGGGCTGTGTCCTTCGCTGCTGGCGGCGGCCCTGCCGCTGGTGCGGTTCGGGATCGTCGAGCCGGAACCGGCGTCGCCGCGGATCGAGGCCCGCCTGACGCTGGCCCCCCCGGTGTTGGACCGCCTGCTCGGCCGGCCGGTGCGCGACCCGCTGGTGTCCGCCCGAATGGCTCCGCTGCCCGTACCAGCCACCGGTCCCGGTGAGGTGGGGGACTTGCCGACGGCGCTGGGCCGTTCCCTGGCCTCCCGGGGGCCGCTCGCTTTGCCGCCGCTGGTGCTCGTGCCCGGCGTTCCGCCGGAAGAGATCACGACGGCCCTGGCGGCGCTCGGGCTCACCCCGTGGCGCATGTCGGGAAACGACGTTCCCGAGGACGCCGTGGCACGTGACCTTCTGGCCGCGCGGTGGAGCCGCGAGGCGATGCTGGAGAGCGCCGCCCTGGTGATCGACGCCATCGACGGCCCGTCGGAAGGGCCGGTCGCGGCCTTCGCCGACCGTGTGCTGGGGCACGTCCTGCTGACGGGACAGCAGGTCCCCGACGGCATCGCGCGCGGCGTCCACGTCGTCCCTGCCCCGGGGGACGGCCCCGCCGCCGCGGGCCGTCGGTGGGCCGCGGCGCTGGGCCCGAACCGCGCCGCCCGGCTGGGGCGCGAAGTGGACCGGGTGGCCGCGCAGTTCCGGCTCGACGCCAAGGGGATCGCCACCGCGGCGGCCGAGGCCGCGGAGGCCGTCGACGCCGCCCCGGACGCCGCGGGCGCGGCGGCCGCGCTCTGGCATGTGGCCGCCCGGTCCTTCACTCCGTCCCCGCTGCCCGGCGTCCACCTGGCGGAACCCGCCTACGGCTGGGAGGACATCGTGCTCCCGCCGGCCACGGAGGCCGCGCTGCGGCGGGTGGAGTCGCACGTGCGCCACGCGGCCCGGGTCTTCGACGACTGGGGTTTCGCGGCCCGGGTGGGCGGGCGGGGCAGCTGGCGCGGACGGGGGGTGGCGGCGCTGTTCTGCGGCCCGTCCGGGACGGGCAAGACGATGGCGGCCGAGGTGCTGGCGTCGGCGCTCGACGTGCGGGTCATGGTCATCGACCTGAGCCGGATCATCTCCAAGTGGGTGGGCGAGACGTCCAAGAACGTCGCGGCGGTGTTCGACGCGGCCGAGCGCTCCGGGTCGATGATGGTCTGGAACGAGGGGGACGCGGTCTGGGGGACTCGCGGCGGTGTGGCCAACGCGACGGACCGGCACGTCAACGCCGAAGTGGGCGATCTCCTCCAGCGCATCGAGACCTTCTCGGGGTTCACCGTCATCACCACGAACCTACGGCAGGCCATCGACCCCGCGTTCATGCGCCGCTTCCGGTTCGTGGTGGACTTCCCCCTGCCGTCGGTGGACGAGCGGCGCCGTCTGTGGTGCTCGGCGTTCCCGCCGCAGGCCCCGGTCGAAGCGGTGCGCTGGGACGCCCTGGCCGCCCTTCCGCTCACCGGCGGCTCGATCCGCAACGTCGCGCTGGGGGCCGCGTTCCTCGCCGCGGAGGTGGGGCGTCCGGTGGACCGGACGATGATCGAGGCCGAACTCGCCGAGGAGCTGCGCAAGCAGAACCTTCCGGTTCCCCATGTGGCCTGGGAGGCGACCGCGTGA
- a CDS encoding ABC-three component system middle component 6: MITPTKGIAPDRCLLAVGAQVLLQLDEPRTVSQAWARLKSWRAEQAHTSPVSFEWFVLALDILFAMGAVELDQDVLVARSTDAAPSER, encoded by the coding sequence GTGATCACTCCGACGAAGGGGATCGCTCCTGACCGCTGCCTGCTCGCGGTCGGCGCGCAGGTTCTCCTCCAGCTCGATGAACCGCGGACCGTCAGTCAGGCGTGGGCGAGGCTGAAGAGTTGGCGCGCTGAACAGGCCCATACCTCGCCGGTATCGTTCGAGTGGTTCGTTCTGGCCCTGGACATCCTCTTCGCCATGGGTGCGGTGGAGCTGGACCAGGACGTTCTCGTCGCAAGGAGTACGGATGCTGCGCCGTCTGAGCGCTGA